From the genome of Modestobacter marinus:
AGGTCTTGTCCGACGGATGGCCCTGCGCGTCGACGACCGTCATGTACCGGTTGGCGTAGCAGCCGACGCCGAGTCCGTCGTCGCGGAGGAAGTCCATGCCGGCGCGCAGCACCGGCTCCACGTCCTCGGTGTACATCCGGCGTTCCTCGCCGTCGGTCTCCGACCACTCCTGGCCCGAGCGGATCAGGCACAGGTTGTCCGGGCCGGTGACCCGCAGGACGCCGTCGTCCCGCACGTCCGGGGCGCCGGTGGCGTCGAGGGCGTCGGTCTGGGCGAGAGGCAGCCGGTCGCGAGCGCCGCCCCAGTACCCGTGCTCCCGGATCTCCCCGGAGAGCCCGTCGGCGAGCCGGGCGACGCCTTCCAGCCGGTCGTTGGAGAACAGCGTCTCGAACCGGTCGACCGACGGGGTCAGCATCTCCAGGAAGAAGCCGAGCCCGGTCCGGCGGTGCGCCGGGTCGGTCCAGCCGGGCGCCCCCGCCGTCCAGCGGGCGTGGCCGGCGGGATCGGTCCAGTACGCGATGATCACCGTGGTCACGTGGCCGCGCTCGTCGACGTAGCGCGCGTGCTCGACCGAGTCGGCCCCGTCGGTGGCGGCGAGCCGGCCGCTGAGGGCGGCCACCTCGTCCGCGGCCGCCGCGGCCACCTCCGCCGGGGCGTCGCCGGCGTGCTGCACCCCGAAGTAGGCCATCACGACGGAGACGACGCCGGTGGGGAACCGGGCGGAGAAGGACGGGTAGGGCGGGGTGAAGGCCGCCGACTTCCGTGTCTGCCGTGTCCGCGGCTCGACCAGGTGCGGCGCGATCGCTGACTCCAGGCCGCTCACGGTCGCACCTGCTGGAGCGCCGACGCGTCCACGGGAACCAGGTCGCTGGGCTCGGGGACGTCGACCGGCGGTCGCGCGCCGGCCTGCTCGGAGGAGACCACGACGCGGTTGGGCGCGGCGTTGAACAACAGCCGGAAGACGTCCGGCCGGGAGTAGTGCCCGACGGGATCGGCGGCGGACTTGGCGATCGCGATCAGCGAGAAGTCGAGGTCGGCGTAGAGGATGCCCTCGACGTCCTCGGCCAGCGGTTCGGCCAGCTCGGTCCCCTCCGGGCCGTAGATGCGGGCGAAGCCGCCGCCCTGCCGGAGCAGCTGCCGCTTGGTGTCGGTGTCGGCGAACAGGTCCTGGCCGGCCTGACCCACGGTCGAGCACGGGGCGACGACGAAGGCCTGCCCCTCGACCGCGTAGATGCGGCTGGCCGCGGTGTTGACCTCCGGCCCCAGCGCCATCGCCGCGCCCCGGTAGAGCGAGAAGCTCGGCCAGGCCCCGACGTGGATCTGCTCGCCCATGCTGTACATCGCGTACTTGGTGAGCGGCTGGAAGTGCTCCCAGCAGTTGAGCGCGCCCACCCGGCCCAGCCGGGTGTGGTGCACCTGGACGTCGCTGCCGTCGCCCTCGCCGAAGACGCTGCGCTCGACGTGGGTGGGCTTGAGCTTGCGGCGCACGGAGATCACCGAGCCGGTGTCGTCGAGGAAGGCCTGTGCCATGTAGAGGCTGCCGCCGGCCCGCTCGGCGAAGCCGAGGACGACGTGCACCCCGTGCCGGCCCGCCGCGGCAGCGATCCGCTGCATGTGTTCGCCGTCCCGCGTCATCGAGTTGGCCGCGTAGCCCGGCACGAACTGCATGCCGGCGGCGGGGGCGTCGAGCCAGATCCACCACGGGTAGCCCGGGATGAACGTCTCGCCGAACGCGACCAGCTGCGCGCCGTTCCCGGCCGCCTCGGCGATCAGGGTCTCGACCTGGGCCACCCCCGCGTCGAGGTCGAGCCAGCGCGGCTCGGCCTGGACGGCGGCGACGCGCACCGGGCCGGCGGGACGGGGGGTGTCGGCAGAGCTCATCTCGGGTCCTCCTGCGGTCTTGCCCGACCGTCGGCGGGGCGTGCGACCACCGTGGCGGTACCGCCGATCGCGGGAGTCGTCTTCCGTGCCGCCTTCCCGGTGCTGGGTGCCAGATGCGCTCAGGACCGACCAGCGGCTGCCTGTCGGTAGGCGGCGGGCGTCATCCCGGTGACCGTCCGGAACGCGCGGTGGAACTGGGCGTCCCCGGAGAACCCGCACCGGCCGGCGACGGCGGCCAGGGGCAGCCGTGGTGCCTCGCGCAGCAGCCGCTGGGCGGCCGCCACCCGCAGCCGGCGGAGTGCGTCGCCCAGGCTCTCGGGTTCGCTCTCGAACAGTCGGAACAGCGTCCGCCGGGAGAGATGGCAAGCAGCGGCCACCGCGTCGGCGTCGAGCCCGGGGTCGGTGCACGAGGCGGTCAGGTACGCCCGCACCCGTTCCCGGTCCAGGGCCGCCGACGGCGCGGCCGGGAGGGGCCCGGTGGCCAGGGCGAGCGCCGAGCCGAGCAGTCCGATCGCGTGCGGCACCAGCGTGGCGGTGCCGGCTGGATCGGTGCCCTGCCGGCGGGCGAGGCCCCGGAAGAAGTCCGCGACCAGCCGCGCGCTGCTGTCGGCCCTGAGCGTCACGCCCGTCGCCCGGGCCACCGTGCCCGCCGGCAGCACGCGCTGCGGGACCTGGACGACGAGCTGCTCGAAGGCGTCGGCGAAGTGCAGCGTGTACGGCCGCGTGGTGTCGTAGAAGGACATCGACCCGGGGACGAGGCGTGCCTCGCGGCCGTCCTGCGCGACCACGCCTCGGCCGGCCAGCTGGATGCTGGCCAGCACGTAGGCCTCCTTGCTCCGGGCGATGAGCCTCGGCGTCCGTCGGACCTGCTGCCCGCTCGCCCGCACGGTGGTCAGCTCGAGCTCCCCGGCCACGCTGTGCGTGATCCGCCCCCGGAACTGGCCGTCGGTGGTCGGGGTCGCCGACAGCTGGACGAAGGTGTCGCAGATGAGGTCCTGCCAGAAGGCGAACGCCTCGGCGGGAGGCACCGACCCCGTCGAGACCGTCACCGGGCCGGGGGCAGCACCGGTGGGCTCCGACGGGTGCCACGTCCGCACGCCGCGAGCATGGGCCACCGGGACGGCGATGTCCACGGCCCCGCGGACGGGCCGCTCAGGCGCGGGCGAACAGGTAGATCGACACGGCGACGCCGAACAGGACGATGAAGACCCGCAGCGGCGTCGTCGGGATGCGGGTGGCGACCTTCGCCCCGAGGAACCCGCCGAGCAGCGCGGCCGGCGCGCAGACGGCGACGTAGGCCCACTCCACCGGGCCCCAGATGCCGAAGACGACGACGGTCACCGAGGCGGTGACCAGGGAGATCGCGCTCTTCATCGCGTTGGCCAGCTTGAGCCGGCCCAGCCCCAGCCCCAGGACGCCGACCAGGATGACGCCCAGCGCACCACCGAAGTAGCCGCCGTAGACCGTGGCCAGGAACAGCGCCACGTACAGCCAGGCGGGGTCGCCGGTGGCGACGCCGTCCTCCTGCTTCTTGAGCCGCTTGGTGATCAGCGGCTGGAAGGCCAGCAGGACGCTGGCGAGGAGCACCAGCACCGGGACCACGGTCTCGAACGCCTCGGTCGGCGTGGTCAGCAGCAGGACCGACCCGGCCGTGCCGCCCAGCACCGCGACCACCGAGAACCGGATCATCCGGGCACGCTGGCCGGCGTACTCCGGGCGGAAGCCGAGCACCCCGCCGACGTAGCCGGGCCACTGGGCGACCGAGTTGGTCACGTTGGCCGCGACCGTCCCCAGCCCGAGGCCGACGAGCACCGGGAAGAGGATCAGCGATCCGCCGCCGGCGATCGAGTTGATGCCGCCGGCCAGGAGGGCCACCCCTGCGGCTATGAGGAGATCGACAGGGGACACGGCCGCGGAGCCTACTGTCCGGCCCATGAGGGACGACGTGCGCGCGCAGGTGCTGGCGGCGGGGATGGCCGGGTCGGGGGCGCTGCACCTGGTGCGCCCGCGGACCTACGAGTGGATGATCCCGCCGGAGCTGGGGCCGGCCCGGCCGTGGGTCACCGGCAGCGGCGTGGCCGAGCTGGCCACGGCCGCGCTGCTCGCCGTCCCGCGGACCCGCCGGCTCGGCGGGTGGGCCGCGGTGGGGGTGCTGGTCGGCGTGCTGCCGGCGCACGCTCAGACGCTGCGGGTGTTCCGGCGCCGGCCGGGGAAGCTGGCGGTCGCGGTGGCGCGGATCCCGTTCCAGCTGCCGATGCTCACCGCCGCGCTCCGGGTCGCCCGCGGCCGCTGAGCTCTCAGCAGTGATCAGGTCACCTGATCACTGACTGGCCTACTGCACCAACGTTGGTGCAGTAGGTCAGTGTTCGATCAGGTGACCTGATCGAAGCTGGAGGTCAGCGGCCGCGGACCGGTGGCGGCTCGGGGTCGGTCAGCCGCGGGCCGTCCATCAGGCTGCCGGCCTGCTTGACCCGGCGCAGCACGGTGGAGGTCTCCAGCGTGCGCACCGGCAGGGCCCCGACCCGGTCGGTGAGGAAGCGGTAGAGGTGGGCGGTGTCCCGGCAGGTCACCGCCACCATCAGGTTCGCCGGCCCGGTGACGACGGCGGTGAAGCCGGTCTCCGGCGCCCGGGCCAGGGACTCGCCGACGTGCGCGAGGTCCTTCGGGGCGACCCCCAGCCACAGCAGCGCGCTGACCGGGTGCCCGAGCAGCTCGGCGGCGATCTCCAGGTCGAAGTAGAGGGCACCGGCCGACCGCAGGGCCTCCACCCGCCGGGCCACCCGGCTCTCCGACCAGCCGGTGACCCCGGCCAGCTCGGCGTAGCTCAGCCGGCCGTCGGTGGCCAGCGCGGCCAGCAACAGCTCGTCCTCCGGGTCCAGGGCGACGGGGGTCGGGGTGGTGCGGGCCGCGTCGGAGCCGAGCGCGGCGATCTGCTCCTCGCTGAGCGGGTCGTCGAAGTCGGTCCACTCGTAGGCGCCGCCGACGTAGGAGTGCAGCACCGAGAACGCGGCCAGGTCGATGACCTGCACGGTGCGCGGCAGTCGGTCCAGCAGCAGCGCGTCGCGCTGGCGGGGAGTGCGCGGCCGGGTGGAGCAGGTGATCTCGGCGCCGCCGGCGGTCAGGCTCACCCACGAGACGTCCGGACGGCGGGCGAGGGCATCGGCGACGGCGCCCGCGGCGGCCGGCTGCACCCGCATCCGGATGTGCCAGCTCGGCTCGCTGGCCTCGGGGGTGGTCAGCCCCAG
Proteins encoded in this window:
- a CDS encoding phenylacetaldoxime dehydratase family protein; the encoded protein is MSGLESAIAPHLVEPRTRQTRKSAAFTPPYPSFSARFPTGVVSVVMAYFGVQHAGDAPAEVAAAAADEVAALSGRLAATDGADSVEHARYVDERGHVTTVIIAYWTDPAGHARWTAGAPGWTDPAHRRTGLGFFLEMLTPSVDRFETLFSNDRLEGVARLADGLSGEIREHGYWGGARDRLPLAQTDALDATGAPDVRDDGVLRVTGPDNLCLIRSGQEWSETDGEERRMYTEDVEPVLRAGMDFLRDDGLGVGCYANRYMTVVDAQGHPSDKTFGMSWWHSLEELDTWAESHPTHVAIFRVAMKYLGTLGPAARLRLYHEVTVASADQQRFEYLDCHPGTGLLRATGVPGT
- a CDS encoding carbon-nitrogen hydrolase family protein, which codes for MSSADTPRPAGPVRVAAVQAEPRWLDLDAGVAQVETLIAEAAGNGAQLVAFGETFIPGYPWWIWLDAPAAGMQFVPGYAANSMTRDGEHMQRIAAAAGRHGVHVVLGFAERAGGSLYMAQAFLDDTGSVISVRRKLKPTHVERSVFGEGDGSDVQVHHTRLGRVGALNCWEHFQPLTKYAMYSMGEQIHVGAWPSFSLYRGAAMALGPEVNTAASRIYAVEGQAFVVAPCSTVGQAGQDLFADTDTKRQLLRQGGGFARIYGPEGTELAEPLAEDVEGILYADLDFSLIAIAKSAADPVGHYSRPDVFRLLFNAAPNRVVVSSEQAGARPPVDVPEPSDLVPVDASALQQVRP
- a CDS encoding helix-turn-helix domain-containing protein, with translation MTVSTGSVPPAEAFAFWQDLICDTFVQLSATPTTDGQFRGRITHSVAGELELTTVRASGQQVRRTPRLIARSKEAYVLASIQLAGRGVVAQDGREARLVPGSMSFYDTTRPYTLHFADAFEQLVVQVPQRVLPAGTVARATGVTLRADSSARLVADFFRGLARRQGTDPAGTATLVPHAIGLLGSALALATGPLPAAPSAALDRERVRAYLTASCTDPGLDADAVAAACHLSRRTLFRLFESEPESLGDALRRLRVAAAQRLLREAPRLPLAAVAGRCGFSGDAQFHRAFRTVTGMTPAAYRQAAAGRS
- a CDS encoding sulfite exporter TauE/SafE family protein, which encodes MALLAGGINSIAGGGSLILFPVLVGLGLGTVAANVTNSVAQWPGYVGGVLGFRPEYAGQRARMIRFSVVAVLGGTAGSVLLLTTPTEAFETVVPVLVLLASVLLAFQPLITKRLKKQEDGVATGDPAWLYVALFLATVYGGYFGGALGVILVGVLGLGLGRLKLANAMKSAISLVTASVTVVVFGIWGPVEWAYVAVCAPAALLGGFLGAKVATRIPTTPLRVFIVLFGVAVSIYLFARA
- a CDS encoding DoxX family protein codes for the protein MRDDVRAQVLAAGMAGSGALHLVRPRTYEWMIPPELGPARPWVTGSGVAELATAALLAVPRTRRLGGWAAVGVLVGVLPAHAQTLRVFRRRPGKLAVAVARIPFQLPMLTAALRVARGR
- a CDS encoding Lrp/AsnC family transcriptional regulator; amino-acid sequence: MLDAVDRQIVHAMQVDGRAPFSRIATVLGVSEQTVARRWRRLRADGVVRVLGLTTPEASEPSWHIRMRVQPAAAGAVADALARRPDVSWVSLTAGGAEITCSTRPRTPRQRDALLLDRLPRTVQVIDLAAFSVLHSYVGGAYEWTDFDDPLSEEQIAALGSDAARTTPTPVALDPEDELLLAALATDGRLSYAELAGVTGWSESRVARRVEALRSAGALYFDLEIAAELLGHPVSALLWLGVAPKDLAHVGESLARAPETGFTAVVTGPANLMVAVTCRDTAHLYRFLTDRVGALPVRTLETSTVLRRVKQAGSLMDGPRLTDPEPPPVRGR